The Pochonia chlamydosporia 170 chromosome 1, whole genome shotgun sequence genome window below encodes:
- a CDS encoding hexose transporter protein (similar to Colletotrichum gloeosporioides Nara gc5 XP_007277798.1), translated as MGLLGKAQTKARDRLDEAQQDVPHFEHVTWWKDPGLRKLYFYAFVLCIASATTGYDGSFFNAVQNFESWQTYFNHPDGSFLGLLVALYTIGSLVSIPLVPILADRLGRRPPIAVGCCFMIAGAIMQGVCQNMAVFAAGRVLLGFGNSLAQLCSPMLLTELCHPQHRGRLTTVYNCLWNVGALTVSWISFGTNYLDNDWSWRIPAILQAFPSVIQILCIWWIPESPRYQIANDKFDEALNFFAKYHANGNVDHPTVQFEFREVRDTIKTELQNKKTTSYLDFFRTPGNRYRLMILISLGFFSQWSGNAIISNYTNLLYDGVGIHSSTVKLGLSAGNTSLALVISVSMALMVDKFGRRPTFLASTGGMLVTFIFWTLTSALYEEYHLKGANYAMIVFIWVFTIMYAMAWSGLLIGYSIEILPYKLRAKGLMIVNLCVQAALALNNYANPVAFKAFGSQNWKLYLIYTCWIVFEFAFVYFTYIETKGPTLEELAKVIDGENAEVADLDMQQIEKELQITRAPYQQT; from the exons ATGGGATTGTTAGGTAAGGCCCAGACAAAGGCCCGGGACAGGCTTGATGAAGCCCAACAAGATGTCCCTCACTTCGAGCATGTTACGTGGTGGAAGGATCCAGGACTCAGAAAGCTGTACTTCTATGCCTTCGTTCTCTGCATAGCTTCTGCAACAACTGGATATGACGG ATCATTTTTTAATGCTGTGCAAAATTTTGAATCATGGCAGACGTACTTCAATCATCCCGATGGTTCCTTTCTCGGTTTGCTAGTTGCTCTGTATACAATTGGCAGCCTGGTATCTATTCCACTGGT TCCAATTCTAGCTGACAGGCTGGGTCGAAGACCACCGATTGCAGTTGGATGTTGCTTTATGATAGCAGGAGCGATTATGCAGGGAGTGTGCCAAAACATGGCAGTTTTTGCCGCTGGCCGTGTTCTGCTTGGATTCGGGAACTCGTTGGCTCAGCTCTGTTCTCCCATGCTGTTAACGGAATTATGCCATCCCCAGCATCGTGGTAGGCTGACCACCGTATACAATTGTTTATGGAATGTAGGGGCTCTAA CTGTGTCCTGGATATCATTTGGCACCAACTATCTCGACAatgattggtcttggagAATTCCTGCTATTCTACAAGCGTTCCCTTCTGTCATTCAGATTCTTTGCATATGGT GGATCCCTGAATCTCCGCGATACCAGATTGCGAACGACAAGTTCGATGAAGCGCTGAACTTCTTTGCGAAATATcacgccaatggcaatgtgGACCATCCGACCGTTCAGTTTGAGTTCCGAGAAGTGCGTGACACAATTAAGACCGAGcttcaaaacaaaaagacaaCCAGCTACTTGGATTTCTTCAGGACGCCTGGAAATCGCTATCGTCTCATGATTTTGATTTCGCTGGGATTCTTTTCCCAGTGGTCTGGAAATGCTATTATCTCTAACTATACAAACCTACTATATGATGGCGTAGGCATTCACAGCTCCACGGTCAAGTTGGGG TTGAGCGCCGGAAATACATCACTAGCGTTGGTGATTTCGGTgtccatggccttgatggTAGACAAATTCGGTCGTCGGCCAACATTCCTCGCGTCCACGGGTGGGATGCTAGTGACTTTTATTTTTTGGACTCTTACCTCGGCCTTGTATGAGGAGTACCATTTGAAGGGAGCCAATTATGCCATGATAGTATTTATCTGGGTATTTACGATCATGTATGCGATGGCATGGTCTGGCCTCCTAATCGGTTACTCCATTGAGATTTTGCCGTACAAGCTCCGAGCCAAGGGTCTCATGATTGTAAATCTCTGCGTCCAGGCAGCGTTGGCGCTGAATAATTACGCAAACCCCGTCGCATTCAAGGCATTTGGGAGCCAGAACTGGAAACTGTATTTGATCTACACG TGCTGGATCGTATTCGAGTTTGCATTTGTGTATTTTACCTATATAGAAACTAAGGGGCCAACTTTGGAAGAATTGGCGAAAGTTATTGATGGGGAGAATGCCGAGGTTGCCGATTTGGATATGCAGCAGATTGAAAAGGAATTGCAAATTACAAGAGCTCCATACCAACAGACATAG
- a CDS encoding arrestin domain-containing protein (similar to Metarhizium acridum CQMa 102 XP_007812613.1) yields MYRRPPATLPAAVWPNNPRHDAYRLRFELEQHFNAKIYTSGSAVKGRVTINAVHDVPFDFFEISLVGVSTTQNFLQHESGIIALPFMKLLMPIQQNNLPANKVFAAGQEYSFPFHFVVPFHLAIGACRHKCASPAVKEQHLRPPPTMGFWEGDDQSPQMTQIKYAITVLATRTFPVEFLPARVIAESRMIRVLPAFPEDAPLDITSLDDRYVLSRSKTIRKNFVASKLGRLTVTAAQPQAIMLSADGHAASGTSCRLSLTFDSACLDAPLPKINSVTGKLTSHTYFDISFMSHLPNLGGRRTFEHVAPPYEYTTSRRLFSLPIGDLSWREETADSLWEEFMFPPDQDPLEHIREADQPNRTDSPGRRVSAVTCPDMSSAAAGAKRCTSELNIQFTVPSGNKKVYLPTFHSCRISRTYTLDLCLSVGQSLSTLSLVVPIQIGVEPRHQTQQELQTLLDFASVRGQDQGRRNTYAGLPGFMLESSDNEPPGYF; encoded by the coding sequence ATGTATCGCCGTCCGCCGGCAACTTTGCCAGCTGCGGTCTGGCCAAATAATCCAAGGCACGATGCTTATCGACTTCGTTTCGAACTGGAACAACATTTCAACGCCAAGATCTACACCTCCGGTTCGGCAGTCAAGGGCCGAGTCACTATCAATGCCGTTCACGACGTCCCTTTCGACTTTTTCGAGATAAGTCTGGTTGGGGTCAGCACCACTCAGAACTTCTTACAACATGAGTCGGGAATCATTGCACTTCCTTTCATGAagcttctcatgccaatcCAACAGAACAATCTGCCCGCAAACAAGGTATTCGCTGCCGGTCAAGAATATTCATTCCCTTTCCATTTTGTCGTGCCCTTTCATCTCGCCATCGGAGCATGCAGGCACAAATGCGCCTCGCCTGCCGTCAAGGAACAACACCTGCGACCGCCTCCAACGATGGGATTCTGGGAAGGCGATGATCAGTCTCCGCAAATGACACAGATCAAGTATGCGATAACTGTGCTTGCTACTAGGACTTTTCCGGTCGAATTTCTTCCGGCTAGGGTGATCGCAGAGTCTCGTATGATCAGGGTCTTGCCTGCGTTTCCAGAAGATGCGCCACTGGATATTACTTCTCTTGATGACCGCTATGTGCTCTCTAGAAGTAAAACAATACGAAAGAATTTTGTTGCCAGCAAGCTGGGAAGACTCACGGTCACTGCTGCTCAACCCCAAGCTATCATGCTGTCCGCTGACGGGCACGCAGCTTCTGGGACCTCATGTCGCCTTTCGCTCACTTTTGACTCGGCTTGCCTCGATGCTCCGTTGCCAAAGATCAATTCAGTGACTGGCAAGCTTACCTCGCACACGTATTTTGACATATCTTTCATGAGCCATCTCCCGAACCTTGGTGGCCGAAGAACCTTCGAACATGTGGCACCACCATATGAGTACACCACGTCCAGACGGCTCTTTAGCCTTCCCATTGGCGATTTATCCTGGCGAGAGGAGACTGCTGATTCATTATGGGAAGAGTTCATGTTTCCGCCTGATCAGGACCCATTGGAGCATATACGAGAAGCAGACCAGCCAAATAGAACTGACTCTCCCGGGAGACGCGTCAGTGCTGTTACTTGTCCGGATATGTCGTCCGCCGCTGCTGGTGCTAAACGCTGCACGTCCGAATTGAATATTCAGTTTACCGTTCCCAGCGGCAACAAGAAGGTATACCTGCCTACCTTTCACTCTTGCCGGATTTCTCGCACCTACACATTAGACCTTTGCCTCTCTGTCGGGCAGAGCCTTTCCACGCTGTCCCTTGTCGTGCCGATACAAATCGGAGTTGAACCACGTCATCAGACACAGCAAGAGTTGCAAACGCTGCTGGATTTCGCTTCTGTGCGAGGACAGGACCAGGGACGACGAAACACTTATGCAGGACTACCTGGTTTTATGCTGGAGTCCAGCGATAATGAGCCGCCAGGATATTTTTAG
- a CDS encoding ubiE/COQ5 methyltransferase (similar to Metarhizium acridum CQMa 102 XP_007812614.1) — MSQKTEAATYTHGHHASVLRSHTWRTALNSASYLLPHIKPDMTILDIGCGPGTITVDLAGYVPKGRVIGLERAAKVLDQARALAADKGVDNIQFVEGDANSLSYPDNTFDIVFCHQVLQHVNDPVGILREMRRVAKPGGIVAARESDYGAFTWYPEVAGMKEWQSLYRKLATHNGGEPDAGRMVHVWAKQAGFVADSITSSVSSWCYSNKEEVAWWSGLWAERTVASSFADTAIESNIASKEQLAEVAKTWQKWGGEEDAWFSVPSGEILCIK; from the coding sequence ATGAGTCAAAAAACCGAGGCGGCCACGTACACCCACGGGCACCATGCGTCTGTGCTGCGATCACATACGTGGCGTACAGCTCTAAACTCCGCCAGCTATTTGCTACCTCACATTAAACCGGACATGACCATTCTGGATATCGGCTGTGGGCCAGGAACAATAACTGTCGATCTGGCGGGCTATGTTCCCAAGGGGCGGGTGATAGGCTTGGAGCGTGCTGCAAAAGTACTCGACCAAGCACGAGCTCTTGCGGCCGACAAGGGCGTTGACAACATCCAGTTTGTAGAGGGCGATGCCAACTCTCTTAGCTACCCGGATAACACATTCGATATCGTGTTTTGTCACCAAGTACTGCAGCATGTCAATGATCCCGTTGGCATCTTGCGCGAAATGCGGCGAGTTGCCAAGCCTGGCGGTATAGTTGCCGCCCGCGAATCCGACTATGGAGCGTTTACGTGGTACCCAGAAGTCGCAGGCATGAAGGAGTGGCAGTCTCTCTATAGGAAACTGGCAACTCATAACGGAGGCGAGCCAGACGCAGGGAGAATGGTGCATGTTTGGGCCAAGCAAGCGGGCTTTGTCGCTGATTCAATCACATCCAGTGTCAGTTCATGGTGCTACAGTAACAAAGAGGAAGTGGCATGGTGGAGTGGGTTATGGGCAGAGCGAACAGTTGCATCTTCTTTTGCAGACACTGCCATTGAGTCAAATATTGCTTCAAAAGAGCAGCTTGCAGAAGTTGCGAAGACCTGGCAGAAATGgggcggcgaagaagacgcaTGGTTCTCAGTGCCAAGCGGCGAAATATTGTGCATAAAGTAG
- a CDS encoding aldehyde dehydrogenase (similar to Aspergillus niger CBS 513.88 XP_001398871.1), producing MAGKTIETRLFINGEFRPSSNDETFDLLSARSGSLLAKGKSAKLRMILAVSHALHEATKEDVDDAVAAAKAAFPKWAALSPYERGRYLVRLADLIVEANTELAMLEAESMGRPVSTYFDATVGSKYFRYFSEAAYPQGSSSLNTPGFMNITLKQPVGVVAAIIPWNAPLIFFCKKLAPALAAGNTVVLKSSEKAPLTSLYVAGLAKKAGFPPGVLNVLSGQGPVSGAALALHMDVRTLTFTGSNRTGKLISKMAADSNLKNLIFELGGKSPAIIFDDADIDAAARDTQFSIQLISGQTCMANSRIYVHRSIAESFIAKFKIAFTSARLGDPADPNTNHGPQADKIQHATVLRYIELGKTSGKLLTDEHSASGLYINPTIFTDVPENAQIMKEEIFGPVVIINTFDTEEEAVANANNTEHGLYAAVYTKDLDRAIRVASRLEAGTVGVNCTSPTKGDDMPFGGQKGSGLQRESYIHSMETFMETKSVLIKVDRL from the exons ATGGCTGGCAAAACCATTGAGACGCGGCTGTTCATTAACGGCGAA TTCCGGCCATCCTCAAATGACGAGACCTTCGATCTGTTATCTGCAAGGTCCGGATCGTTATTAGCCAAAGGCAAGTCTGCCAAGCTCAGAATGATTCTCGCCGTCTCGCATGCTT TACACGAGGCGACCAAGGAAGATGTAGACGACGCAGTAGCAGCAGCCAAAGCTGCCTTCCCCAAATGGGCTGCTCTATCACCATACGAAAGAGGCAGATATCTGGTTCGACTTGCCGATCTCATCGTGGAGGCTAATACAGAGTTGGCGATGCTAGAGGCTGAGTCCATGGGTAGACCTGTGTCAACATATTTTGATGCGACTGTGGGCTCTAAGTACTTTCGCTACTTCTCTGAGGCAGCATATCCTCAAGGATCGTCAAGCTTGAATACCCCTGGCTTCATGAACATCACCTTGAAGCAACCGGTGGGCGTCGTTGCGGCCATCATTCCTTGGAATGCGcctctcatcttcttctgcaaGAAACTGGCGCCAGCTTTGGCTGCGGGCAATACTGTCGTGCTCAAATCCAGTGAAAAAGCACCCTTGACA TCCCTCTATGTTGCTGGACTTGCCAAGAAAGCAGGCTTTCCGCCAGGCGTACTCAACGTTCTCTCTGGCCAAGGCCCTGTCTCTGGCGCAGCCCTGGCATTGCACATGGATGTGCGGACTCTAACGTTTACGGGCTCCAATCGAACGGGCAAGCTGATctccaagatggctgctgaTTCAAATCTGAAGAACTTGATCTTTGAACTCGGCGGCAAGTCGCCGGCCATAATTTTCGACGACGCCGATATCGATGCTGCAGCTCGGGATACGCAGTTCAGCATCCAGCTTATTAGTGGTCAGACCTGCATGGCCAATTCGCGCATCTACGTTCACCGCAGCATCGCCGAGTCGTTTATTGCAAAGTTCAAGATTGCATTCACTTCCGCTCGGTTAGGAGATCCGGCGGATCCGAACACTAACCATGGGCCTCAAGCGGATAAGATCCAGCACGCTACCGTTCTGCGGTATATAGAACTGGGCAAGACATCAGGAAAACTGCTAACTGACGAACATTCCGCGTCTGGATTGTATATCAACCCCACGATATTCACGGACGTGCCCGAAAACGCACAGATCATGAAGGAAGAGATCTTTGGGCCAGTGGTTATTATTAACACGTTTGatacagaagaagaggctgTGGCGAACGCGAATAATACCGAACACGGGCTTTACGCGGCGGTGTATACGAAGGATTTGGACCGCGCCATTCGGGTTGCCTCGAGGCTAGAGGCGGGAACAGTGGGAGTAAACTGCACCAGCCCTACGAAGGGTGATGACATGCCGTTTGGCGGGCAGAAAGGGAGCGGGTTACAGAGGGAAAGCTATATACACAGCATGGAGACGTTTATGGAAACTAAGTCGGTTTTAATCAAGGTGGACCGACTGTGA
- a CDS encoding clavaminate synthase-like protein (similar to Glarea lozoyensis ATCC 20868 XP_008086808.1) — MAINQQYQLTNEQKEHFIRRGFLQLKACFTKEQADAVTKNVWTRLGMDPLDKSTWTASRTNMPNHKAFSADELAPRAWAAICELCGGEDKISPESKEWRDGLIVSLGSPELEGKEVQPQELDGWHVDGDFFVHYLDSPEQGLLVIPLFSDIVPGGGGTMICPEAIPKVAAHLRDHPEGVSPRMLPRGHNDFYKETDLGWFCDLAKTCSDFVEVTGQCGDVFILHPLMLHSASTNPLRKVRIITNPPVSLSQPFIFSRADNAYSLVEQATLRALGATSLPGWQIAQPREPIIPNRAKLHEKMKLEELQRLNGMAAEVVTSTYL; from the exons atggccatcAACCAACAGTATCAGTTGACCAACGAGCAGAAGGAGCACTTCATTCGCAGAGGGTTTCTCCAGCTTAAAGCGTGCTTCACTAAAGAACAAGCCGATGCAGTGACAAAGAATGTATGGACTCGTTTGGGTATGGACCCCTTAGATAAGTCCACCTGGACTGCCTCGAGGACAAACATGCCAAACCACAAGGCGTTCAGTGCTGATGAATTGGCACCACGAGCTTGGGCTGCGATATGTGAGCTCTGCGGCGGTGAAGACAAAATATCCCCAGAAAGTAAAGAGTGGCGAGACGGACTCATTGTTAGTCTGGGGAGTCCTGAACTTGAAGGGAAAGAAGTACAGCCCCAAGAActtgatggatggcatgTTGACGGGGACTTCTTCGTGCACTACCTTGACAGCCCAGAGCAGGGCTTGCTCGTGATTCCTCTTTTCTCTGACATCGTGCCAGGGGGTGGTGGAACGATGATCTGCCCAGAAGCTATCCCCAAAGTTGCCGCTCACTTGCGGGATCATCCTGAGGGCGTATCACCGCGAATGCTTCCTAGGGGACACAATGACTTCTATAAAGAGACGGACTTGGGTTGGTTCTGTGACCTGGCAAAGACCTGTTCCGACTTTGTCGAAGTCACCGGGCAGTGCGGCGATGTCTTCATACTGCATCCACTGATGCTTCATAGTGCATCAACCAATCCGCTGAGGAAAGTAAGAATCATTACGAATCCTCCGGTGTCTCTCTCACAGCCTTTCATTTTCAGCCGAGCCGACAACGCCTACTCACTAGTTGAACAAGCAACTCTGCGAGCGCTCGGAGCGACATCGCTCCCTGGATGGCAAATTGCTCAGCCTAGAGAACCCATTATTCCAAACAGGGCGAAGCTACACGAAAAGATGAAGTTGGAGGAACTGCAGCGACTGAATGGGATGGCCGCTGAGGTAGTGACGAGTACATA TCTCTAG
- a CDS encoding MFS general substrate transporter (similar to Glarea lozoyensis ATCC 20868 XP_008075841.1): MAAPADNAVNASRCIEKPNHSSITNEAITAVDPVGSKASDDDSEFYEDPKAARRLLIKCDIRLIPILGCLYLVSFLDRSNIANARLFGLEKSLHMPSNGFNTCLWIFYLPFVIVEIPSNLFMSLNKIKPNQWLAGAMLILGVVSMCQGLTRSYGGLLVCRFIMGIMEAALPPGAALLIGQYYKRSEFYIRFSYFICFALFGSAFSGLLAYAIEHMNGVQGYEAWRWVFILEGLFTFAFGLVAWFIIPKFPQEATFLTDDERAMLLARLRHDRGRERLTFKGINWLRVFTDWKIWSFTLIYFCADMGAASISSFTPTILSQLGWNASRAQVMSIPIWMVGIVVTLSTSYASGKLSLRWPFVLAGAIFALIGWCIQYAQVQPPAVRYFALYIIAFGSFLQFPILIGWLNSNLRGRPQHAIASAVQLGIGNCANFVASNVFITKQAPKYPTGFATGVSFAALGTLSVILVTAALAWHNRVFDRKDRDVAENVEDQENIRYVL; encoded by the exons atggcagcTCCTGCAGACAACGCGGTCAATGCGTCAAGATGCATAGAGAAACCCAACCACAGCAGCATTACTAATGAGGCTATCACAGCCGTCGATCCTGTCGGATCTAAAGCTTCTGACGATGACAGCGAGTTCTACGAGGATCCCAAGGCTGCCCGGCGGCTGCTCATCAAATGCGATATTCGATTGATCCCTATTCTGGGGTGCCTCTATCTGGTGTCTTTCTTGGACCGGTCGAACATTGCCAACGCGCGGTTATTCGGACTAGAGAAGTCGCTTCATATGCCCTCAAATGGGTTCAACACCTGCCTCTGGATTTTCTACCTCCCGTTCGTCATCGTGGAGATCCCAAGTAACTTATTCATGAGCCTGAATAAGATCAAGCCAAATCAGTGGCTTGCCGGTGCGATGTTAATTCTGG GTGTTGTATCAATGTGCCAAGGACTTACGAGAAGTTATGGTGGGCTTTTGGTCTGTAGATtcatcatgggcatcatGGAAGCTGCGTTGCCACCGG GGGCCGCTCTTCTAATTGGCCAATACTACAAGCGAAGTGAGTTTTACATCCGCTTCTCATACTTTATCTGCTTTGCTCTATTTGGGAGCGCTTTCAGCGGT CTTCTCGCATATGCCATCGAGCACATGAACGGAGTTCAAGGCTACGAGGCGTGGCGTTGGGTATTCATCCTCGAGGGTCTATTCACCTTTGCCTTCGGACTCGTTGCGTGGTTCATAATTCCCAAATTTCCGCAGGAGGCGACTTTTCTCACTGATGATGAGCGCGCCATGCTTCTCGCTCGCCTGCGTCACGACCGTGGCAGAGAGAGACTCACCTTCAAAGGCATCAACTGGCTGCGCGTTTTCACGGACTGGAAGATCTGGTCCTTCACCTTGATATACTTTTGTGCTGACATGGGTGCTGCATCCATTTCATCCTTCACACCGACCATCCTCTCTCAGCTTGGCTGGAATGCCTCGCGAGCGCAAGTGATGAGCATTCCCATCTGGATGgtcggcatcgtcgtcactCTATCTACATCATACGCCTCCGGAAAGCTCTCTTTGCGCTGGCCTTTCGTGCTTGCTGGCGCTATATTCGCTCTCATCGGTTGGTGCATCCAATACGCTCAGgtccagccaccagcagtGCGTTACTTCGCGCTGTACATCATTGCTTTTGGCTCGTTCCTTCAATTCCCCATTCTTATCGGCTGGCTCAACAGTAACCTACGTGGTCGTCCGCAGCACGCAATTGCAAGCGCTGTCCAGCTAGGTATAGGTAACTGCGCAAATTTCGTAGCGAGCAACGTCTTCATCACGAAACAGGCGCCCAAATACCCCACGGGATTTGCTACAGGTGTTAGCTTCGCGGCACTGGGGACGCTGAGTGTAATTTTAGTGACCGCTGCACTGGCCTGGCACAATAGAGTTTTTGATCGTAAGGACCGGGATGTAGCTGAGAATGTGGAAGATCAGGAAAACATTAGATATGTCCTATAG
- a CDS encoding sugar transporter (similar to Aspergillus niger CBS 513.88 XP_001401052.1) — MQLFSVELDGLAGTQNISEEKSEASMTPSCDGFPVLGLENNAMYLFHPPSRLHVLAWDSRVGIILLNFVDPTTGSFKTRGWRTSRITVCYDTGVMGSVLALDSFKKDFGLPREKGGFTSPQNAQVSSNVVSLLTAGCFFGAIGAAFINDRYGRRYSLMLFTVIFLIGASIQTGAQAIGHIYAGRVVAGLGIGGMSSITPVFVSENCPPNVRGRIAGLFQIFLVLGMVFAYWLDYGVALRIPPSTKQWRIPVAVQIIPGGLLLVGLFFLQESPRWLTKKNRLDEALKSLAYIRNEATDSPAIQAEMAEIRAAIDNELALTEGVTWRECLQPGNRQRFLLAFGIMVCQQFSGTNSIGYYAPQIFQTVGLSSTNASLFATGIYGTVKLLTGSLFLAFGIDRWGRRKSLIVGAIWMAGMMIIIGAVLAAKPPHVGSGNGTTSSASIAMVVMIYLYVIGYSASWGPTPWVYISEIFPNRLREYGVSLGATTQWLFNFVITEITPQAVNHIGWRTFLMFGIFCLANAAFITIFIKETKGRTLEDMDILFGLVSEDDRKADVEHMLQKGLETQHVEVTNADIELAPRTGGSR; from the exons ATGCAGTTGTTTTCCGTCGAACTCGATGGTCTCGCAGGAACACAAAACATTTCCGAAGAAAAGAGCGAAGCATCCATGACTCCGTCATGCGATGGGTTTCCAGTATTGGGATTGGAAAACAATGCAATGTATTTATTCCACCCGCCATCAAGGCTCCACGTCTTGGCATGGGACTCAAGGGTTGGAATAATACTGCTCAACTTTGTAGATCCAACAACAGGCAGCTTCAAGACTCGAGGATGGCGAACTTCAAGAATTACCGTGT GCTATGACACGGGTGTCATGGGTAGTGTTCTCGCTCTTGATAGCTTCAAGAAAGATTTTGGATTGCCAAGAGAAAAAGGCGGATTTACATCCCCCCAGAACGCTCAAGTGTCCTCCAATGTCGTCTCTCTGCTAACGGCAGGATGCTTTTTCGGGGCCATTGGAGCAGCCTTCATCAATGACCGCTACGGCCGGCGATATTCACTCATGTTATTTACCGTAATCTTCCTCATTGGGGCTTCTATTCAAACCGGTGCCCAGGCAATCGGCCACATTTATGCTGGCCGTGTGGTTGCCGGTCTTGGTATTGGCGGCATGTCTAGCATCACACCAGTTTTTGTCAGCGAAAACTGCCCGCCCAACGTACGAGGGAGAATAGCCGGACTGTTCCAAATCTTTCTCGTGCTTGGTATGGTCTTTGCGTATTGGCTTGACTATGGAGTTGCCCTTCGGATTCCTCCCAGCACCAAACAATGGAGAATTCCTGTCGCTGTCCAAATCATTCCAGGTGGGCTGCTTCTCGTTGGCCTTTTCTTTCTGCAAGAGTCACCACGATGGCTTACAAAAAAGAATCGACTTGATGAAGCCTTAAAATCACTTGCTTACATCCGCAATGAAGCTACTGATAGCCCTGCGATCCAGGCTGAAATGGCCGAGATTCGAGCTGCTATTGACAACGAACTGGCTCTCACAGAGGGAGTTACTTGGCGGGAGTGTTTGCAACCTGGTAATAGACAACGATTTCTGCTGGCATTTGGAATCATGGTATGCCAACAATTTTCCGGCACGAATAGTATCGGCTACTACGCCCCCCAAATTTTTCAAACTGTTGGTCTAAGCAGCACCAATGCGTCCTTATTTGCTACAGGAATCTATGGAACTGTCAAGCTTCTCACCGGTTCActcttccttgcctttgGTATCGATAGATGGGGGCGAAGAAAAAGTCTAATCGTTGGCGCCATTTGGATGGCGGGTATGATGATCATTATTGGCGCCGTGCTAGCTGCCAAGCCTCCTCACGTTGGAAGCGGCAACGGAACAACGTCGTCGGCATCTATtgccatggtggtgatgatttaTCTCTACGTTATCGGCTACTCTGCCTCGTGGGGACCTACACCCTGGGTTTATATTTCAGAG ATCTTCCCCAACCGTCTCCGTGAGTATGGCGTCAGCCTCGGGGCTACTACCCAATGGCTCTTCAATTTTGTTATTACTGAGATCACCCCGCAAGCTGTCAATCATATTGGCTGGCGAACCTTTCTCATGTTTGGAATCTTTTGCCTAGCTAATGCTGCTTTTATTACAATTTTCATCAAGGAGACCAAAGGTCGAACTTTGGAAGATATGGATATCCTCTTTGGTCTCGTGAGCGAGGATGACCGAAAGGCTGACGTGGAGCATATGCTGCAAAAGGGATTAGAGACTCAGCATGTGGAAGTGACAAATGCGGATATTGAGCTTGCACCCAGGACTGGCGGCTCAAGGTAG